The Rhodocytophaga rosea genome has a segment encoding these proteins:
- a CDS encoding PAS domain-containing sensor histidine kinase has translation MDEGKVFREKQQTLLNTLKEVFELFSNDYSSKQHPPDSNPAILKKIQEYQSVLLQQHQEISDMASYFEALFHQAPVPYLLLDHNHKIVDSNPAATQLLGTSAEKLAGKEISEFSTEEHKHLFSNFFNHFPESATKPLRIKIVTRDENSFLAHVYYNRIYKAENSFQYLTILHTIDESKPNEEVLIQEKQLLQQENAELEKFMYSASHDLRSPMVSIMGVINVARMETQDEQMIVYLNFIEMSVRKLDNFVQDLINLSKNSATDIRVEKIKLRELIHGIFDQLHYIENVKRIRKVIEVHDTAELHSDKERLNVVLSNLLSNAIKYHHYGQEDPFIAISIRVDNQQAVISLQDNGQGIAEEHVHKIFNKFYRASQNSKGSGLGLFIVKETIEKLGGNIQVNSAIGKGTTFKITLPNLLSRI, from the coding sequence ATGGATGAAGGAAAAGTTTTTCGGGAAAAACAACAAACTTTACTCAATACCTTAAAAGAAGTATTTGAGCTATTTTCAAATGATTATTCTTCTAAACAACATCCGCCTGACTCTAATCCTGCTATACTAAAAAAAATACAGGAATACCAATCAGTATTGTTGCAACAACACCAGGAAATATCTGACATGGCTAGTTACTTTGAGGCTTTGTTTCATCAGGCTCCGGTTCCATACTTATTGCTCGACCATAACCACAAAATAGTAGACTCTAATCCGGCGGCTACTCAATTGTTAGGTACTTCTGCTGAAAAACTTGCCGGAAAAGAAATAAGTGAGTTTTCTACAGAAGAGCATAAGCATTTGTTTTCGAATTTTTTTAATCATTTCCCGGAAAGTGCAACAAAGCCTCTGAGAATAAAGATAGTAACTAGAGATGAAAATTCTTTTTTAGCACATGTCTATTATAACAGGATATATAAAGCAGAAAACTCATTTCAATACCTGACTATTCTTCATACCATAGATGAAAGTAAGCCGAATGAGGAGGTTTTGATACAGGAGAAGCAATTATTGCAGCAGGAAAATGCAGAACTGGAAAAGTTTATGTATAGTGCCTCTCATGACCTTCGTTCTCCTATGGTTTCTATTATGGGTGTGATCAATGTAGCCCGTATGGAAACACAGGATGAGCAAATGATTGTGTACCTGAATTTTATTGAAATGTCGGTCCGGAAGCTGGATAACTTTGTTCAAGATCTGATCAACTTATCTAAAAACTCAGCCACTGACATCCGTGTTGAAAAAATCAAATTACGGGAACTCATTCATGGTATTTTTGACCAGTTGCACTATATTGAAAATGTAAAACGTATCCGGAAAGTAATTGAAGTCCACGATACAGCTGAATTACATTCAGACAAAGAGAGACTGAATGTTGTGTTGAGTAATCTGCTGAGCAATGCGATCAAGTACCATCATTATGGCCAGGAAGATCCTTTTATTGCCATTTCAATCAGGGTGGATAATCAGCAGGCTGTTATTTCATTGCAGGATAATGGACAAGGAATAGCCGAAGAACATGTACATAAAATATTTAATAAATTTTATCGTGCTTCTCAAAACAGTAAAGGCTCTGGCTTAGGTCTGTTTATTGTAAAAGAAACTATTGAAAAATTAGGAGGGAATATTCAGGTAAACTCTGCAATAGGAAAAGGCACTACTTTCAAAATCACCTTGCCAAATCTGCTGAGCCGGATATAA
- the sucC gene encoding ADP-forming succinate--CoA ligase subunit beta has product MNIHEYQGKEILKSYGVRIQEGIVADTPEEAVEAARQLNLQTGTKFYVIKAQIHAGGRGKGGGVKVAKNLEEVREISKKILGMQLVTIQTGPEGKRVNKVLVSQDVYYPGPSEPKEYYLSILLDRSVGQNVIIASTEGGMDIEQVAEADEEIKDPKQKKIIKEWVDPLVGLMPFQARKLAFKLGLEGNAFKEMVNFIQALYKAYVEIDASQFEINPVLKTSDDKILAVDAKVNLDDNALYRHKNYAELRDITEEDPLEVEAAKSGLNYVKLDGNVGCMVNGAGLAMATMDIIKLSGGEPANFLDVGGGANAQTVEAGFRIILKDPNVKAILINVFGGIVRGDRVANGVVEAYKNIGTIKVPIIVRLQGTNAEEGARIIDESGLKVYSAVLLKDAAAKVKEVISSVK; this is encoded by the coding sequence ATGAACATCCACGAATATCAAGGCAAAGAGATTTTAAAAAGCTATGGGGTACGTATTCAGGAAGGTATCGTCGCCGATACTCCTGAAGAAGCAGTGGAAGCAGCCCGGCAGCTCAACTTACAAACCGGAACGAAGTTTTATGTAATCAAAGCACAGATTCATGCAGGCGGACGTGGTAAAGGCGGAGGAGTAAAAGTTGCTAAGAATCTGGAAGAAGTACGTGAAATCTCTAAAAAGATTCTGGGGATGCAACTGGTTACTATACAAACAGGTCCTGAAGGAAAACGGGTAAATAAGGTACTGGTTTCGCAGGATGTATATTATCCCGGACCATCCGAGCCCAAGGAGTATTACCTGAGTATTTTGCTTGACCGTTCTGTAGGGCAGAATGTGATTATAGCCAGTACCGAAGGAGGGATGGATATAGAGCAGGTAGCCGAAGCCGATGAAGAAATTAAAGATCCTAAACAGAAAAAGATAATTAAAGAATGGGTAGATCCCCTGGTAGGTTTGATGCCTTTTCAGGCACGTAAATTAGCTTTTAAGTTAGGGCTGGAAGGAAATGCATTCAAAGAAATGGTGAATTTTATCCAGGCTTTATATAAAGCTTATGTTGAAATAGATGCCTCTCAGTTTGAGATCAATCCGGTATTAAAAACATCCGATGATAAAATATTAGCCGTAGATGCCAAAGTAAATCTGGATGACAATGCCTTGTACCGGCATAAAAATTATGCGGAATTACGGGATATTACCGAAGAAGATCCGCTGGAAGTAGAAGCTGCCAAATCCGGTTTGAATTATGTAAAATTAGATGGTAATGTTGGTTGTATGGTGAATGGGGCTGGTCTGGCTATGGCTACTATGGACATTATTAAACTTTCCGGTGGCGAACCGGCTAACTTCCTGGATGTAGGAGGCGGTGCCAATGCCCAGACTGTGGAAGCAGGGTTCCGCATTATTCTGAAAGATCCCAATGTAAAAGCAATCCTGATCAATGTGTTTGGGGGTATTGTTCGTGGCGACCGGGTAGCCAATGGTGTAGTAGAAGCTTATAAAAATATCGGAACCATTAAAGTGCCTATTATTGTACGCTTACAGGGGACCAATGCAGAAGAAGGCGCCAGAATTATTGATGAATCCGGACTAAAAGTATATTCAGCCGTTTTACTCAAAGATGCTGCTGCCAAAGTGAAAGAAGTAATCTCTTCTGTTAAATAG
- a CDS encoding T9SS type A sorting domain-containing protein → MKKIIQLFLLITFSFGILPLHVFAQTYYWIGGSGNWNDKVNWSFSSSGTPIANTDPLPGPTNDVVFDDPLIGNYTVTINPPGAICRNLNWQDIDGINPTLTGAGGLKIEIYGSLNLPATVSNNFPGTFELKGAGNFTLNATSPFPTGSILLFNNPAGIWKLADKLDVYNLRIQSGELDVQSNDNSIDVKGYWYMTPAPSVAAKFNSQGGTVVFNGSGTQTITTNAALGRNEFFNMIIENSGPGITLNSPVSVGKNNGGRITFIDGIVNTTPTNILTINNRAQVSGARDGSHVNGYVRKIGNDGDNEFYFPIGDGTSYRPAGLEFVNPNPNAVFVAKYNRRTPANVNYPPANANSPLTISKFEYWEIERTGGNASTRVILTWEIPVSGPENYLGEPANVEDLLVAYWNSSNPLTGEWRRINSNNQTVTNSNPANYSGHTRMQSAMANNDRRVYAIGSEILPLPIELLYFKANLVNGVVQLDWATASEKDNDYFTIEKSTDSKQFEAFLEVDAIGNSQQVQTYTAPDANPLSPVTYYRLKQTDIDGKFTYSKIVAIHSGSKASLSVTPLTEKQIRLSYYLPQSKDAVLSLYDTKGVLVWNKSVSGNSALQAEIIKLSYPSGMYLLTMQQAGEAIVKKIFIR, encoded by the coding sequence ATGAAAAAAATTATACAGCTATTCCTTCTTATTACATTTTCTTTTGGTATTCTCCCTCTACACGTTTTTGCCCAGACCTATTACTGGATTGGTGGAAGTGGCAACTGGAATGACAAAGTAAACTGGTCGTTTTCCTCGAGTGGTACTCCAATAGCTAATACAGATCCTCTTCCTGGTCCAACCAATGATGTAGTATTCGATGACCCACTTATTGGTAATTATACAGTTACAATAAATCCACCAGGAGCAATATGTAGGAATTTAAACTGGCAGGATATAGATGGCATCAATCCTACTCTTACTGGTGCAGGGGGACTGAAAATTGAAATTTATGGTTCGCTTAATTTACCAGCAACAGTATCAAATAATTTTCCAGGAACGTTTGAATTGAAAGGAGCAGGAAATTTTACTTTAAATGCTACTTCTCCTTTTCCAACGGGAAGTATACTATTATTTAATAACCCTGCCGGTATATGGAAATTAGCAGATAAATTAGATGTATATAATTTAAGAATTCAAAGTGGAGAATTAGATGTGCAGTCAAATGATAATAGTATAGATGTAAAGGGATACTGGTATATGACCCCTGCTCCATCGGTAGCTGCCAAATTCAATAGTCAGGGAGGAACGGTAGTTTTCAATGGTTCTGGCACACAAACGATTACTACCAATGCCGCTCTCGGCAGAAATGAATTCTTTAATATGATTATTGAAAATTCCGGCCCTGGCATTACACTCAATTCACCTGTGAGTGTCGGAAAAAACAACGGTGGCCGCATTACATTCATTGACGGAATTGTCAATACTACGCCAACCAATATATTAACCATTAACAACCGTGCACAGGTAAGCGGAGCTAGAGATGGTAGTCACGTAAATGGATATGTAAGAAAAATTGGTAACGATGGAGACAATGAATTCTACTTCCCTATTGGGGATGGAACTTCTTACCGTCCGGCCGGATTAGAATTTGTTAATCCAAATCCTAATGCTGTATTCGTAGCAAAATATAATCGCCGTACTCCGGCAAACGTTAACTACCCACCCGCTAATGCAAACAGTCCTCTCACAATAAGTAAATTTGAATACTGGGAGATTGAGAGGACTGGTGGCAATGCAAGTACAAGGGTGATTTTAACATGGGAAATTCCAGTCAGTGGCCCTGAAAATTATTTAGGAGAACCGGCAAATGTTGAAGACTTACTGGTTGCTTATTGGAATTCATCAAATCCCTTAACTGGAGAATGGAGAAGAATAAATTCCAACAATCAGACAGTTACTAATTCTAATCCTGCTAATTATTCAGGTCATACCCGGATGCAATCGGCTATGGCAAATAATGACAGAAGGGTATATGCAATTGGCTCAGAAATCCTTCCTCTTCCCATCGAACTCCTATACTTTAAAGCAAATCTGGTAAATGGCGTGGTACAACTCGACTGGGCAACCGCTTCAGAGAAAGATAATGATTACTTTACCATCGAAAAATCCACAGATAGCAAGCAGTTTGAAGCATTTCTGGAAGTAGATGCCATAGGGAATAGCCAGCAGGTTCAAACCTATACAGCCCCCGATGCCAATCCTTTATCACCTGTTACCTACTACCGCCTGAAACAAACCGATATTGACGGCAAATTTACCTACTCTAAAATCGTAGCTATCCATTCTGGAAGTAAAGCGAGTTTGAGTGTAACGCCGCTGACCGAGAAACAAATCAGACTTTCGTATTATTTGCCACAATCGAAAGATGCAGTTCTGAGCCTTTATGATACTAAAGGTGTGTTAGTATGGAATAAATCTGTTTCTGGAAATTCTGCTTTGCAAGCTGAAATCATAAAACTTTCTTATCCTTCTGGTATGTATCTGTTAACTATGCAGCAGGCCGGCGAAGCGATAGTCAAAAAGATTTTTATCCGGTGA
- a CDS encoding MBL fold metallo-hydrolase, with protein MKLTFWGAARQVTGSMYLLELEDDFKILIDCGTDMDRQKGKKEKLLQPYSLFPFEPSEINVVLLTHAHIDHSGNLPNLIREGYEGQILCTSATLPLAHLLLQDSAALNQKLLKHIHSNGSRKKSRSGKKTKINPSELFLEKQVNETVDQFVTVAFNQKFRIKKGLDVTFIPTGHLLGAANILIEVEENGEKKRIGFSGDIGRNNYPLLQDPQRFPEVDYLICETTYGNRRHQAKGSPEEELATIIKEACIDIPGRLIIPAFSVGRTQALLYTLNKLYTNQGFPPIKVFSDSPLALQSTKVYEKYTKQLNEEAQAFYEEHEGLFDFQNLVYVENMKESRAVASHSEPCIIISSSGMVQGGRVEHHVMTNINNPYATILMIGYAAEGTLGRKLLDGMRSIRLANGNEIPVLANIRKTDVFSGHGDLDDLTRFVKYQSSDKLKKIFLIHGEYKSMTDFHAHLIGEGYNQVEIPEWGQSYTL; from the coding sequence ATGAAATTAACGTTTTGGGGGGCAGCCCGCCAGGTAACCGGGAGCATGTATCTGCTGGAGTTAGAAGATGATTTTAAGATATTAATAGATTGCGGCACAGATATGGACCGGCAGAAGGGGAAGAAAGAAAAATTGCTCCAGCCCTATAGCCTTTTTCCTTTTGAGCCATCCGAAATAAATGTAGTATTACTCACACACGCCCATATTGACCATTCCGGTAATTTGCCTAACCTGATCCGGGAGGGGTATGAAGGACAGATATTATGTACATCCGCTACATTACCACTCGCCCACTTATTATTGCAGGATTCGGCAGCCTTGAACCAGAAACTATTGAAACATATCCACAGCAATGGAAGCCGGAAGAAAAGCCGCTCAGGTAAAAAAACAAAGATAAATCCCTCAGAGTTGTTTCTGGAAAAACAGGTAAATGAAACCGTAGACCAGTTTGTTACGGTTGCTTTCAACCAGAAGTTCAGAATAAAAAAAGGGCTGGATGTAACCTTTATTCCTACCGGGCATTTGCTGGGAGCGGCCAATATTCTGATTGAAGTGGAAGAAAATGGAGAGAAAAAGAGAATAGGTTTTTCCGGTGATATTGGCCGTAACAATTACCCTTTATTGCAAGACCCACAACGTTTTCCGGAAGTTGATTATTTGATTTGTGAAACTACCTATGGCAACCGCCGGCATCAGGCCAAAGGCTCTCCGGAAGAAGAACTGGCCACGATTATAAAAGAAGCTTGTATTGATATTCCCGGAAGGCTTATCATTCCGGCTTTTAGTGTGGGGCGGACACAGGCTTTGCTTTATACACTGAATAAATTATACACCAATCAGGGATTTCCGCCTATTAAAGTGTTTTCAGATAGTCCGCTGGCATTACAGAGTACCAAGGTGTATGAAAAGTATACAAAGCAGTTGAATGAGGAGGCACAGGCATTTTATGAAGAACACGAAGGGTTGTTTGACTTCCAGAACTTGGTGTATGTGGAGAATATGAAGGAAAGCCGGGCTGTAGCCAGCCACAGTGAGCCTTGTATTATTATTTCTTCCTCAGGAATGGTACAGGGCGGCAGGGTAGAACATCACGTAATGACAAATATTAATAATCCCTATGCTACCATTCTGATGATCGGATATGCGGCGGAAGGCACGCTGGGAAGGAAATTACTGGATGGCATGCGGAGTATCCGGCTGGCGAATGGGAACGAAATTCCGGTATTGGCAAATATTCGTAAAACTGATGTATTCAGTGGACATGGCGATCTGGATGACCTGACCAGATTTGTAAAATACCAGTCATCGGATAAACTGAAGAAAATATTCCTCATTCATGGTGAATACAAAAGCATGACCGATTTTCATGCCCATCTGATAGGAGAGGGGTACAACCAGGTAGAGATACCAGAATGGGGGCAAAGCTATACTTTATAA
- a CDS encoding AAA domain-containing protein: MNPAIEELKQLLAILKTEWEEDAAQYVAKMVHTPLQERRKEGMSWYPVVVTESGFGLGDKLYLEVEKTTEIYTPHSFGTGKAVALFSNSGDPKKRPSIQGVVASVGFNRLKIIFNEDELPDWLDDGKLGIDLLFDETSYKEMENAVRKVIEADRNRTAQLRDILLGHARPGFKPLKFDLQLPHLNESQNKAVQNILLSEDVAIIHGPPGTGKTTTLVEAIIQTLKSEKQVLVCSPSNTAVDLLTEKLASRQVEVVRIGNPARVSEDMLQHTVDARVQADKLYPQIKQMRKQADEFNRLAHKYKRQFGKAERDQRKLILAEARKLSKEANDTEKYITDALFDKAQVITCTLVGAANRYLTGRTFSTVFIDEAAQALEPATWIPILKSNRVVFAGDHCQLPPTIKSQKAEKAGLGITLFEKCMNRQQVSVMLIMQYRMHEQIMAFSSQEFYHNGLQAHESVATKVLGTDEVLSQPFVFIDTAGSGFEEKFNPENQSISNFEEAQILLRYIDQLLTHLQSISPVVLQFPFRIGIISPYRAQVEFMKENLAQYETLASYTHLISVGTVDGFQGQEREIIGISLVRSNARQEIGFLQDIRRMNVALTRAKQHLVVVGDSATLANHPFYRDFLSYAEEAGAYRSVWEWIQ; encoded by the coding sequence ATGAATCCGGCGATTGAAGAACTCAAACAATTATTAGCTATTCTAAAAACGGAGTGGGAAGAAGATGCCGCCCAGTATGTGGCTAAAATGGTGCATACTCCCTTGCAAGAACGCCGCAAAGAAGGCATGAGCTGGTATCCGGTAGTGGTAACCGAATCTGGTTTTGGATTAGGAGATAAATTATACCTGGAAGTAGAAAAAACCACAGAGATCTATACGCCTCATAGTTTTGGAACAGGCAAAGCAGTAGCACTGTTTAGCAACAGCGGGGATCCTAAAAAGCGGCCATCTATACAAGGAGTGGTAGCCAGTGTCGGATTTAACCGGCTGAAAATTATTTTCAACGAAGATGAACTCCCCGACTGGCTCGACGATGGAAAACTGGGAATAGACCTGCTTTTTGATGAAACCAGTTACAAAGAAATGGAGAATGCGGTAAGAAAGGTGATAGAAGCTGATAGAAACCGCACCGCTCAACTCCGGGATATTTTGCTGGGACATGCCAGGCCAGGATTTAAGCCGCTGAAATTTGATTTACAATTACCTCATCTGAATGAATCGCAGAATAAAGCCGTTCAGAATATTTTACTTTCTGAGGATGTAGCCATTATTCATGGTCCGCCAGGTACCGGAAAAACTACTACGCTGGTAGAAGCCATCATCCAGACCTTAAAAAGCGAAAAACAAGTATTGGTTTGCTCGCCTAGTAATACCGCCGTTGATCTGCTCACCGAAAAACTAGCATCCAGACAGGTAGAAGTGGTTCGTATCGGGAATCCGGCCAGGGTAAGCGAAGATATGCTGCAACATACCGTAGATGCCAGGGTTCAGGCAGATAAATTATATCCACAGATCAAACAAATGCGCAAACAGGCGGATGAATTCAACCGGCTGGCACATAAATACAAAAGGCAATTCGGCAAAGCTGAACGGGACCAGCGTAAACTGATTCTGGCAGAAGCCAGGAAATTATCCAAAGAAGCCAATGATACGGAAAAATATATCACTGATGCCCTGTTTGACAAAGCCCAGGTTATTACTTGTACGCTGGTAGGTGCCGCCAATCGTTATCTGACCGGAAGAACATTTTCAACGGTATTTATTGATGAAGCTGCTCAGGCTCTGGAACCAGCTACCTGGATTCCCATTCTGAAATCAAACCGGGTAGTTTTTGCCGGCGATCATTGCCAGCTGCCCCCTACGATAAAATCTCAAAAAGCAGAAAAAGCCGGGTTGGGAATCACGCTGTTTGAAAAATGTATGAACCGCCAGCAGGTATCAGTTATGCTAATTATGCAATACCGGATGCACGAACAAATCATGGCTTTTTCCAGCCAGGAATTTTATCATAATGGCTTGCAAGCGCATGAAAGTGTCGCTACTAAAGTTCTGGGAACAGACGAGGTACTTTCCCAGCCATTTGTGTTTATAGATACCGCCGGGAGCGGATTTGAAGAGAAGTTTAATCCGGAAAACCAAAGTATTTCCAATTTCGAAGAAGCCCAGATACTGCTCAGGTATATAGATCAATTGCTTACTCATCTGCAAAGTATCTCTCCGGTAGTACTGCAGTTTCCCTTCCGTATCGGCATTATCTCCCCTTATAGGGCGCAAGTAGAGTTTATGAAGGAAAATCTGGCACAATATGAAACCCTTGCCAGTTATACACATTTAATTTCTGTGGGAACCGTAGATGGATTTCAGGGACAGGAGCGGGAAATTATTGGCATCAGCCTGGTACGATCGAATGCCCGGCAGGAAATCGGATTTTTACAGGATATCCGCCGCATGAATGTGGCCCTTACCAGAGCAAAGCAGCATTTAGTTGTGGTCGGAGATAGTGCTACGCTTGCCAATCACCCGTTTTACAGAGATTTTCTCAGTTATGCAGAAGAAGCCGGTGCTTACCGGAGTGTATGGGAATGGATACAGTAG
- a CDS encoding DUF2721 domain-containing protein, with the protein MELTLNAPALLFPTVSLLLLAYTNRFLAIASLIRNLHAKYKDEPDPLIWAQIKNLKRRVTLIRDMQVLGVASLFLCVLCMFLIFGEQIQLAKYVFGASLVLMMASLGYSMAELYMSIKAIEIQLSDIEEKARESE; encoded by the coding sequence ATGGAACTAACTTTAAATGCACCAGCTTTATTATTTCCTACCGTTTCATTGCTATTGCTTGCTTATACCAACCGTTTTCTGGCTATTGCCAGCCTCATCCGGAATTTACATGCCAAATACAAAGATGAACCCGATCCTCTGATCTGGGCTCAGATTAAAAATCTGAAACGGCGGGTGACACTGATCCGGGATATGCAGGTACTAGGAGTAGCGAGTTTATTCTTGTGTGTATTATGTATGTTCCTGATTTTTGGCGAACAAATACAACTGGCAAAATATGTGTTTGGTGCAAGCCTTGTATTAATGATGGCGTCTCTGGGTTATTCTATGGCAGAATTATATATGTCTATCAAAGCTATTGAAATTCAGCTGAGTGATATAGAGGAGAAGGCTAGGGAAAGTGAATGA
- a CDS encoding NUDIX hydrolase has product MPYTYEYPRPAVTVDCILFGFDDGELKVLLIQRASDPFKGLWAFPGGFLDMEDPTIEFAAKRELEEETGLKEVFMEQLYTFGDVGRDPRGRTVSVAYYALVKLSDYLLQAGSDADQAHWFNISQVPALAFDHAKILQMALERLKGKVRYQPIGFELLPQKFTLSELQHLYETVLEKPLDKRNFRKKILKMNLLKPLEEMQAGVAHRAARLYQFDKQRYEELKSRGFNFEI; this is encoded by the coding sequence ATGCCCTATACCTATGAATATCCCAGGCCAGCTGTAACCGTAGATTGTATTCTGTTCGGTTTCGATGATGGCGAATTAAAGGTACTGCTTATACAACGGGCCTCCGATCCCTTTAAAGGCTTATGGGCATTTCCCGGCGGTTTTCTGGATATGGAAGATCCTACCATTGAGTTTGCTGCCAAGCGGGAACTGGAAGAAGAAACTGGATTGAAAGAAGTCTTTATGGAACAGCTGTATACCTTTGGAGATGTAGGCCGCGATCCCAGAGGACGAACTGTTTCTGTAGCTTATTATGCGCTGGTGAAATTATCGGATTATCTCCTGCAGGCAGGATCTGATGCTGACCAGGCACACTGGTTTAATATATCTCAGGTGCCAGCACTGGCTTTTGACCATGCCAAAATTCTGCAAATGGCTCTGGAAAGATTGAAAGGAAAAGTACGCTACCAGCCGATTGGTTTTGAATTATTGCCCCAAAAATTTACCCTTTCGGAGTTGCAACATCTCTATGAAACAGTACTTGAAAAGCCCCTCGATAAGCGCAACTTCCGTAAGAAAATTCTGAAAATGAACTTATTGAAACCGCTGGAAGAAATGCAGGCAGGCGTGGCTCACCGGGCAGCCAGGTTATACCAGTTCGATAAACAGCGGTATGAAGAACTTAAATCCAGAGGTTTCAATTTTGAGATCTGA